The DNA sequence GATTCGGGGCAAGAGGCGGCAGCGTCAAGCCCTGCCGTGCAGCCGCGTTCCCACACATTAATGCCATCCACGCCATTTTTCCGCCGTTTATAGAGGGATCATGGCTGGACGGTGTGGCGTGACCGATCTAACTTTTAACGCGAATTCGTGAATACCGCCCGGCAAGCCGGACCCGCTCGGCCCTTAAAAGGACAGTCAAATGAATTTCCATCCCCGCTTCATGCAAAAGCTTTTTGTTTCCTCAGTGCTGGGGTTCGCCCTGGCAAGTCCGGCGTTGGCGCTCGACGCAGATGATTTTGCCACCAAGGTCGCAGCCGTGGCCAGTCAGGGCGGCGTCAAGATGAGCTTTGCATCGGTGGAGCCCGATGGCGACACGATCGTGTTGAAATCTGCGCGTTTTGAGGCGCCGGGCGAACCGCCGGTCGACATCGGCAACATCACCTTCAATGGGGTCGAGGATGAAAATGACGGCAGCTATTATGTCGATCAGATGCAGTTTGATGACGTCAACATCACCAAGGACGGCGTCAGCGTCTCGGTTGTCGACATCGAGATGTCGGGACTGACGGTTCCGGCTGATCCGGTTTATGACACGATCGACAACATCATGTTCTACGAGGGATTTTCGACAGGCAAGATCAGAGTTCAAAAAGACCGCAAAGAGGTTTTTTCAATGGCTGGACTGAACCTGGAGGTTGATCGCGCCGATGATGATTCCAGCGTCAGCATGGTGATGGATGGTTCGGACATGGCAATTGATCTGAGCCAGATTGATGACGCCAAAGCCAAGGAAGCCCTGTCGGAGCTTGGCTATACAAAATTAACCGGCGATCTCAAGCTTGACGGCGTCTGGGAGGTAGAGCCCGGCACTTTCAGCCTTCGCGAGTATTCTCTCAGCCTTGACGACATCGGCCAGCTTGCGATGTCGCTGGAAATCTCCGGTTACACACTGGAATTCATCAAGGCAATGCAGCAGGCGCAGGCGGCAGCTGCCGCCAATCCCGACCCCGAAGCAGCGCAACAAGCCATGGGATTTGCCATGCTGGGCATGCTGCAGCAACTCAGCTTCAAATCCGCCGCCATCCGCTTTGATGATGCATCGGTGACTGAAAAGGCCCTTACATTCGCTGGCAAGAAACAGGGCATGAGCGGCGATCAGATGCGGATGGCGATCAAGGGCATGATGCCATTGATGCTGGGGCAACTGGGGCTTCCGGCGTTGCAGCAGCAGATCTTAGCCGCCACCAACATCTATCTCGACAATCCCGGCAACATCACCATCTCTGCCAAGCCAGCCAATCCGGTTGCGGTGCCGGTGATCATGGGCGCTGGCATGGGTGATCCCAAAACACTGGTGGATCTGCTCAATGTGCAGGTCACCGCCAACGACCCGGTCGTTCTCTGCTGCAAGGAATAAGCAAGGCTGATCGCCGCGGTCCCGGTCTTTGATCCGGGCTGCGGCGCTTCGCCGCCGCCTCAAAACGATGTATTGCGGCGCCGCCGATGTTGCTTGTTGGTCGTTGCAAGCGCAGGATGAACCCAGACAATGAGTGATTTGGCGCCCACTTCCCGCGCCAATCGCCGCCCTCGTACACGCATCGGATTGCCCGCATGATTCGCTATCAAGCCACACCGGAAAAAAAGACGGCAGAAACGCCTGCCGCCAAAACAACAAAGGCCGCGGCCAAGGCTCCAAGCAAGGCCAAGGCCGCTGCAGCTACGCCGAAGAAAGACCTGCTCGATATTGCGCCGGAGACCACCGACGACAAGGACTGAGCGAAACTTCGGACAGACCGAGACATCAAGAAAAAGCCCGGGAAACATCAGTTTACCCGGGCTTTTTGATGATTTGATTCCGGTGAAGCCCTATTCAGGCTTGGGCGGAATCGGGCGGATAGAGAGATCGCGCAATTGCGCCGGCGATGCCGGGCTTGGAGCGCCCATCAACAGGTCCTGGGCCTGCTGGTTCATCGGGAACAGCGCCACTTCGCGCAGGTTCTTGGCGCCGACGATCAGCATGATCACCCGATCGACACCGGCTGCCATGCCGCCATGCGGTGGCGCACCGTACTGGAATGCACGGTAGAGACCGCCGAAGCGTTCTTCCACATCGGCCTGGCTCAAGCCGACCTTTTCAAAGGCCTTGACCATCAGTTCGGGCGACTGGTTACGAATCGAACCCGAGGCAATTTCGAAGCCGTTGCAGACGAGATCGTACTGATAGGCCATGAGGCTCAGCGGATCCTGGGTCTCGAGCGCTTCCATGCCGCCCTGAGGCATCGAGAACGGGTTGTGTGCAAACTCGACCTTCTTGGCGTCCTCGTCCCATTCGTAGAACGGGAAGTCGACAATCCAGCACAGTTCGAAACGGTCTTCGTCGACGAGGTTGAGTTCCTCGCCAGCGCGGGTGCGGGCGTCGCCTGCAAAGCGGGCGAACTTCGCCGGATCGCCGGCTGCGAAGAAGCAGGCGTCACCGTCTTCAAGGCCCATCTGGATGCGGAGGGCTTCGGTGCGCTCCGGTCCGATGTTCTTGGCGATCGGGCCGGCACCTTCGATGGTGTCGCCTTCCTTGCGCCAGAAGATATAGCCCAGACCCGGCTGGCCCTGGCCTTGCGCCCAGGAGTTCATCCGGTCGCAGAATGCGCGGCTGCCGCCGGTCTTGGCGGGAATGGCCCAGACTTCAACCTTGGGGTTGTTGGCGATCATGCCGGCAAACACCTTGAAGCCGGAACCGGCGAAATGTTCGGTCACCGACTGCATCTCGATCGGGTTGCGCAGATCGGGCTTGTCGGAGCCGTATTTGCGGATCGATTCGGCATGCGGGATGCGGCGGAATTTCTGTGTCACCGGCTTGCCTTCGGCAAACTGTTCGAACACGCCGCGCATCACCGGCTCCATCGTGTCCCAGACATCTTCCTGGGTGACGAAGCTCATTTCCAAATCAAGCTGGTAGAATTCGCCCGGCAGACGGTCAGCGCGCGGGTCTTCATCGCGGAAACACGGTGCGATCTGGAAGTAGCGGTCAAAGCCAGCGACCATCAGGAGCTGCTTGTATTGCTGCGGCGCCTGCGGCAGGGCGTAGAACTGGCCCGGATGAATGCGGCTCGGCACCAGGAAGTCGCGGGCGCCTTCGGGCGATGACGCGGTCAGGATCGGCGTGGCGTATTCGGCGAACCCGATCTCGGTCATGCGGTTTCGCATGTCGGCAATCACCTTGGTGCGGGTGACGATGTTCTTGTGCAGGGTTTCGCGGCGCAAATCGAGGAAACGGTATTTGAGGCGCACGTCTTCGGGATAATCCGGCTCGCCAAAGACCGGCAGCGGCAGCTCCTTGGCCGCCGAAAGAACTTCGATCTCCTGGGCAAAGACCTCGATCTCGCCGGTGCCGAGATTGGTGTTGATGGTGTCGGCCATGCGTTCCTTGACGACGCCGTCGATGCGGATCACCCATTCGCCGCGAACCTTTTCCGCGGTCTTGAAAGCCGGCGAATCCGGATCGGCGACGATCTGGGTCAGGCCGTAATGGTCGCGAAGGTCGATGAACAGCAGACCGCCATGGTCACGGACACGGTGCACCCAGCCCGAAAGTCGAACGGTGGCGCCGGTATCGCTCTTGCGAAGCGCAGCACAGGTATGGGAACGGTAGGGATGCATGGCATATCCTCGATGGCTGGGACCAATGGGTGGAATCGGCGGATTGGCGGAGTGCAAAAAGAGGTTCGCATCGCCGCCTCGGCGCACGGTAAAAATCGCGCGGAAAAGCGCATGACCCACCCTCTTTGTCAAGGTGAAACGGCGCAATCGCACTGTGCATTGGCGGGATTTCGCCACGACGGGCAGACAAATCCGGTGTAGGACTCGGGTTACTGTTTCTCGTATCGGCCTGTCATGCATTCGCTTCGTCCGCTCATACCACTTTTGACAACCGCAGGCGTGCTGCTGGCCGGCAACGGTCTGCAGGGCACGCTGATCAGCCTGCGTGGCTCGGCGGAGGGGTTTTCGCCGACCGTCATCGGGCTTGCCGGCGCGGGCTATTATTTCGGTTTCATCATCGGCTGCTGGATGACGCCGTGGCTGCTGCGGACCACCGGACACATTCGCGCCTTTGCCGCCATGGCCGCGATTGCGGCTTGCGCCTCGCTCGCCATGGTGATGGTCATCGATCCGTTCTTCTGGTTCCTGATGCGGCTGGTCACCGGGATCTGCTTTGCATCGCTGTTTGCCAATGTGGAAAGCTGGATCAACTCACAGATCACCAACGCCAACCGGGCCAGAACCCTGGCGATCTACCGTTTTGTCGATCTGGGCGCCGTGACCGCATCACAGTATCTGTTGCCGATTTTCGGCATTGGCGGGTTCGAGATCTTTGCAGTGATGACGATGCTGATCATCCTGTCGATTGTGCCGGTGTCGCTCGCAGATCGTTCGAACCCTGCCCCGCCAGCACCCTTTTCCTTCAGCCCAAAACGATTGTGGCTGGTGTCGCCGCTGGCCTCGGCCGGCGCCATCACCGTCGGGCTGACAACGGCGTCATTCCGCTCGGTGGGACCGCTCTATGCGGAAAGCCTCGGCCTGCAGGTCTCCGACATCGCCTCGTTCATGAGTGCCGGCATCATCGGCGGGATCATGCTGCAATATCCGCTCGGCTATCTGTCCGACAAGATCGGCCGCCGTACCGTGCTGCTGATGGCAACCACCGGCTCCACCCTGTGCGGGCTGTTCATGGTCTGGTTTGCGGGCAGCGATGTGGCGCTCAATCTGACCGGCATTTTCCTGTGGGGGGCGTTCACCATGCCGCTCTACTCGCTGTCGGCGGCACACGCCAATGACCGGGCCAAGGACGGTGAATTCGTGCAGATCGCCTCTGGCCTGATGTTCTTCTGGGCCATCGGCGCCTCGATTGGCCCGCTTTTGTCGGCAGTGCTGGTCGACTGGCTCGGCCCGGTGGCGTTTTTCGCCTTTATCTGTGCCATGCACGGCAGCTTCGTTGTCTACACCATCATACGGATCATCCGCGGAGCGCCCGATGAACCCGACCGTGGCCGGTTCACCGGATTGTTGCGCACCTCGCCGGTTTTTGCGCGCATGGCGTCACAGTCAGTCAACCGAATGCCGGACACGGATGATCCAAATCCGTTTCCAGGGCAAGACAAACCGGAAAAATCCCGCTAAAGGCCAATCATGGACATGATTACAACGACCGAGGCGCTTGCCGCCTTTTGCACCCGCCTTGCCAGCCACGACTTTGTCACTGTTGACACCGAGTTCCTGCGTGAGACCACCTATTGGCCCGAGCTCTGCCTCATCCAGATGGCAGGCCCGGACGACGAAGGTATCGTCGACCCGCAAGCTGAAGGGATTGATCTCAAACCATTTTTTGACCTGATGGCGGATTCGTCGGTGATCAAGGTGTTTCACGCCGCGCGCCAGGACATCGAAATCGTGGTCAAGCTCGGAGATCTGGTTCCGCACCCGATTTTCGACACCCAGGTCGCGGCCATGGTCTGCGGTTTCGGCGAATCAATTTCCTATGATCAGCTGGTTTCGCGGATCACCGGCGCACCAATCGACAAATCCTCGCGATTTACCGACTGGAGCCGCCGGCCGCTCAGCGACAAGCAGCTGGATTACGCCCTGGCCGACGTCACCCATCTGCGCGATGTCTATCTCGAGCTTGTCTCCCGGCTGGAAGCCGAAAACCGCGCCCATTGGCTGATCGACGAAATGGCCATACTGGAAACGCGCGCCACCTATGAGGTCGAGCCCGAGGACGCCTGGCGGCGGCTGAAGATGCGGGTCAAGAAACCCGCCGAGCTGTGCGTGCTGCAGCATGTGGCAGCCTGGCGCGAACGCGAAGCCAAGGCCCGCAACGTGCCGCGCGGCCGGGTGATCAAGGACGACGCGATTTACGAGATCGCACAGCAGCAGCCGCAGGACAGCGAAGCTCTGTCGCGGCTGCGGACAATTCCGCGCGGCTGGGAGCGGTCGCAACAGGGCGCCACCATCGTCGAGATCGTCAAGGAAGCGCTTGAAACACCAAAGGACGAGATGCCGCGGCTGCCGCGCCAGAGACAGGCGCCCGAGGGTGCTCAGGCCGCGGTGGAACTGCTGCGCGTGCTGCTCAAGCTGACGGTGGAAAAAGAGAATGTTGCCGCCAAGATCATCGCCACTTCCGATGACCTTGAAGCCATTGCCATTGACGGCGAAGCCGCCGATGTCGGAGCGCTGAAAGGCTGGCGCCGGGAATTGTTCGGCGACCGGGCGCTCAAGCTCATTCGCGGCGAAGTGGCGCTCAGATTTACCGACAAGAAGGTCGAAGCGGTCGAGCTTTAAGGCCGCTTATCTATACAAATCAGCACGGGTCGGCGGCAATCCCGCCGGTCCACGTCTGACGCGCGTCGTCACGGTCTGGTAGAGCCGCACCGTGTTGCGCTCGAACGCAATCGAGCAGCCGCCGAGATAGACAAGCCAGAGCCTGGTCTTGACCTCTCCGACTTCGGCGACGGCGGCGTCGTAATTGGCCAGCAACCGGTCGTGCCAGAGCTTGCAGGTACGCTGGTAATGCTCGCGCCAGTTCTCTACATCATGCACCTCGAAGCCGTGCTGCTCCAGATTCATCACCGTATTGCCGATGTGATCAAGTTCGCCGCCGGGGAAGATGTATTTCGTCAGCAGCGCGAACTCCTTGTTCTTCTTGCGGAAGGTCTTGGCGTCCTTTTTGGCAGGCCGGGTGATGGCGTGGTGCAGATAGATGCCGCCCGGCTTGAGCACGCGGGCGATGGTTGAGTAATAGGTCGGGTAATTGTCGATGCCGATGGCTTCATGCATGCCGATCGAGGAGATCTTGTCGAATTCGCCCTCCACCTTGGCATAATCAAGCAGGATGAAATTCACCCGGTCCGACAATCCAAGCTCCTCGGCTTTTGCCTTGGCAAATTCAAACTGGCGCTCGGACAGGGTGACGCCGGTGACATGAACAGCGTAATTGGCTGCCGCATAGAGCGCCAGCGAGCCCCAGCCAAAGCCGATGTCGAGCATCTTGTCGCCGGGCTGCAGCCGCATTTTGCGGCAGATCATCTCCAGCTTGTCGCTCTGCATCTGGTCAATGTCATTGTCCCAAAGGGTGCAATAGCCGCAGGTGTAGACCATCTGCTCGTCGAGAAAGAGATTATAAAACGCGTTTGAGACATCATAGTGATAGGCGATGTTCTTCTGGTTTTCCTCGGCATTGCCGTCAGACGGTTTCTCGTCGGGCTGATCGCTCAGCGGCCATGGCCCGCCCTTGCCGACAAACATGAATTTGCGCAGCGTGTTGAAAACCAGGAATTTGTTGAGCGTCTTGCGGATCTCGCGGGTACGAACCTTGGGCCGTCGCGCCACCAGGTCGAACATGTCGCCGTTTTCAAAGTCGATGCGCTTGGACACCCAGAGATTGAGCAGGGTTTCGGGATTGGGAGAGCGCAACAGCGCTGCAACCAGACCTTCGTCAGCCAGAAGGATCGTAAAGGCCTTTGGATCAAGATCCTCGGGTACGGTTGATCCGTCCCAGAGCCTGAATCCGATGTCGAGTTCAAGAACCTTGCGTGCATGAGCGACGAGTTTGCGGAAACTTTTCAGACGGCTTTTGGCGCTCATCAACACTCACTCCCGGAAAAATACCATCGCCGAAGCAATAGCACGCCGGTCTTTCGACCGGCCATCAATCAATTGCCCCCCTTTTATGCCACCTGCCCGCCAAGGCAACCTCCAATACCGAAGCGTCATTGTAGCTGGCTGCGGCAATCGCTAGCCGGTGCACCGTTTCTTATTGAACTTTCTTCCCGACGTTGGGCCCGCTCGCATCAACTCCACCCCTGCCATGCGGTCCACAGCACGGTGAAGACCAGCGACGTACCGATTTGCTCTGACCGACGCAGATCTGCCTTTTCAGGTTTCGGTGTCGCCAGACGCGAAGGCCGGATGCGCCAAGCCCCCCCCCCCCCGCGAATAGCGCCTTGCAAAATCCATCTTGCCAACGTACCGACCAGTTGGTATGCTGACCAAAACTGGAACCAATGATGACCGATACGTTAGCCGAAACCGTCCCAACACCACAAAACGCCCGCGACAAGCTGCTGACTGCAGGTCTGGCCGTGATCCGCTCCAAGGGCTATTCCGGCACCACCGTTGATGAGCTTTGCACAACCGCGGGAGTGACCAAGGGCGCGTTCTTTCATCACTTCAAGAGCAAGGAAGCACTTGGGGTAGCTGCTGCGGACTACTGGTCGGAGTTCACTGGTGAGCTATTTGCCTCGGCGCCCTATCACGACCATCCCG is a window from the Hoeflea sp. IMCC20628 genome containing:
- a CDS encoding MFS transporter; amino-acid sequence: MHSLRPLIPLLTTAGVLLAGNGLQGTLISLRGSAEGFSPTVIGLAGAGYYFGFIIGCWMTPWLLRTTGHIRAFAAMAAIAACASLAMVMVIDPFFWFLMRLVTGICFASLFANVESWINSQITNANRARTLAIYRFVDLGAVTASQYLLPIFGIGGFEIFAVMTMLIILSIVPVSLADRSNPAPPAPFSFSPKRLWLVSPLASAGAITVGLTTASFRSVGPLYAESLGLQVSDIASFMSAGIIGGIMLQYPLGYLSDKIGRRTVLLMATTGSTLCGLFMVWFAGSDVALNLTGIFLWGAFTMPLYSLSAAHANDRAKDGEFVQIASGLMFFWAIGASIGPLLSAVLVDWLGPVAFFAFICAMHGSFVVYTIIRIIRGAPDEPDRGRFTGLLRTSPVFARMASQSVNRMPDTDDPNPFPGQDKPEKSR
- the aspS gene encoding aspartate--tRNA ligase encodes the protein MHPYRSHTCAALRKSDTGATVRLSGWVHRVRDHGGLLFIDLRDHYGLTQIVADPDSPAFKTAEKVRGEWVIRIDGVVKERMADTINTNLGTGEIEVFAQEIEVLSAAKELPLPVFGEPDYPEDVRLKYRFLDLRRETLHKNIVTRTKVIADMRNRMTEIGFAEYATPILTASSPEGARDFLVPSRIHPGQFYALPQAPQQYKQLLMVAGFDRYFQIAPCFRDEDPRADRLPGEFYQLDLEMSFVTQEDVWDTMEPVMRGVFEQFAEGKPVTQKFRRIPHAESIRKYGSDKPDLRNPIEMQSVTEHFAGSGFKVFAGMIANNPKVEVWAIPAKTGGSRAFCDRMNSWAQGQGQPGLGYIFWRKEGDTIEGAGPIAKNIGPERTEALRIQMGLEDGDACFFAAGDPAKFARFAGDARTRAGEELNLVDEDRFELCWIVDFPFYEWDEDAKKVEFAHNPFSMPQGGMEALETQDPLSLMAYQYDLVCNGFEIASGSIRNQSPELMVKAFEKVGLSQADVEERFGGLYRAFQYGAPPHGGMAAGVDRVIMLIVGAKNLREVALFPMNQQAQDLLMGAPSPASPAQLRDLSIRPIPPKPE
- the rnd gene encoding ribonuclease D yields the protein MITTTEALAAFCTRLASHDFVTVDTEFLRETTYWPELCLIQMAGPDDEGIVDPQAEGIDLKPFFDLMADSSVIKVFHAARQDIEIVVKLGDLVPHPIFDTQVAAMVCGFGESISYDQLVSRITGAPIDKSSRFTDWSRRPLSDKQLDYALADVTHLRDVYLELVSRLEAENRAHWLIDEMAILETRATYEVEPEDAWRRLKMRVKKPAELCVLQHVAAWREREAKARNVPRGRVIKDDAIYEIAQQQPQDSEALSRLRTIPRGWERSQQGATIVEIVKEALETPKDEMPRLPRQRQAPEGAQAAVELLRVLLKLTVEKENVAAKIIATSDDLEAIAIDGEAADVGALKGWRRELFGDRALKLIRGEVALRFTDKKVEAVEL
- a CDS encoding cyclopropane-fatty-acyl-phospholipid synthase family protein, translated to MSAKSRLKSFRKLVAHARKVLELDIGFRLWDGSTVPEDLDPKAFTILLADEGLVAALLRSPNPETLLNLWVSKRIDFENGDMFDLVARRPKVRTREIRKTLNKFLVFNTLRKFMFVGKGGPWPLSDQPDEKPSDGNAEENQKNIAYHYDVSNAFYNLFLDEQMVYTCGYCTLWDNDIDQMQSDKLEMICRKMRLQPGDKMLDIGFGWGSLALYAAANYAVHVTGVTLSERQFEFAKAKAEELGLSDRVNFILLDYAKVEGEFDKISSIGMHEAIGIDNYPTYYSTIARVLKPGGIYLHHAITRPAKKDAKTFRKKNKEFALLTKYIFPGGELDHIGNTVMNLEQHGFEVHDVENWREHYQRTCKLWHDRLLANYDAAVAEVGEVKTRLWLVYLGGCSIAFERNTVRLYQTVTTRVRRGPAGLPPTRADLYR